A genomic window from Thermodesulfitimonas autotrophica includes:
- a CDS encoding autorepressor SdpR family transcription factor, with translation MALGLVFKALADETRREILRLLQQGDLTAGEIAARFAVTKPTVSHHLSVLKQANLVQDYRRGQHIYYSLNTTVFQEAAAWFLSLLAESARKEPGGAPGKEQTGRIKRGGGKACRKKIKAKAMPSPGRP, from the coding sequence ATGGCGCTGGGACTGGTTTTTAAAGCCTTAGCGGATGAGACGCGGCGGGAGATCCTGCGGCTCTTGCAGCAAGGGGACCTTACGGCGGGCGAGATTGCGGCGCGGTTTGCCGTGACGAAGCCGACGGTCTCACACCATTTGAGCGTGCTCAAACAGGCGAACTTGGTGCAGGACTACCGCCGCGGGCAGCACATTTACTACTCGCTGAACACGACGGTCTTTCAAGAGGCGGCGGCCTGGTTTCTATCGCTGTTGGCGGAAAGTGCGCGAAAAGAGCCAGGCGGCGCACCAGGGAAGGAACAAACCGGAAGAATAAAGCGGGGAGGCGGTAAGGCGTGCCGGAAAAAAATAAAGGCGAAGGCTATGCCCTCACCTGGGAGGCCTTAA
- a CDS encoding SdpI family protein — MPEKNKGEGYALTWEALKPDWPVWVVLAGLLAAAVILYPLLPERVPVHWNWRGEVDRYGSRFEGAFTAPLLALGIYALMLVTPLIDPRRENYARFAGAYRLLRGAFVLFMAGIYVVWMAAALGYRVDIGFAVKTVLGLLFIAIGNVLGQVRFNYFVGVRTPWTLADEAVWRRTHRLAAKVWVLGGLVCLVLAPFRTLWAVVAFFSVLTLMTLVPVAFSCFYYLRLGLRGAGRKEKGK; from the coding sequence GTGCCGGAAAAAAATAAAGGCGAAGGCTATGCCCTCACCTGGGAGGCCTTAAAACCGGACTGGCCAGTGTGGGTGGTCCTGGCGGGGCTGCTCGCCGCGGCGGTTATCCTTTACCCGCTGCTGCCGGAGCGGGTGCCCGTGCACTGGAACTGGCGGGGCGAGGTCGACCGCTACGGTTCGCGCTTCGAGGGGGCCTTTACGGCACCGCTTCTCGCTCTGGGCATCTATGCCTTGATGTTAGTTACCCCCTTGATTGACCCGCGGCGCGAAAACTACGCGCGCTTTGCGGGCGCCTACCGGCTGTTACGGGGGGCTTTTGTGCTTTTTATGGCTGGCATCTACGTGGTTTGGATGGCGGCAGCCTTAGGTTACCGGGTGGATATCGGTTTTGCGGTAAAAACGGTGCTGGGGCTCCTTTTTATCGCTATCGGTAACGTGCTGGGGCAGGTGCGCTTCAACTACTTCGTGGGGGTGCGGACGCCCTGGACCCTGGCCGACGAGGCGGTTTGGCGGCGGACGCACCGCCTGGCGGCGAAGGTCTGGGTCCTAGGAGGGCTTGTTTGCTTAGTCCTGGCACCCTTCCGGACGCTTTGGGCGGTGGTGGCGTTTTTCAGCGTCTTAACGCTAATGACATTGGTACCCGTGGCCTTTTCGTGTTTTTACTACCTGCGTTTAGGACTAAGAGGTGCGGGGCGGAAGGAGAAAGGGAAGTAG
- a CDS encoding YIP1 family protein gives MVGKDGQVSGWRRVGQLLFSPGKVFPALAAQHWLKPALLLVGLNLLLAGIIAPKTAAFAAWLVKQGAAQVPPEKLAEVQALAPKAAVSGLFVGALVVPWVTWVAVAALLQLFAALSAREASFGALFTVAVYGYLPVFLRTVIANLLFLVTPLENLTMRSQLSLAVFLPPQKSFLYFFLANCSPFTWWSLVLWGVGGAAVMKARPGTVTAYLFALWLLLALALAGLSSLAPAPPGV, from the coding sequence ATGGTAGGGAAAGACGGGCAGGTGAGCGGTTGGCGAAGGGTGGGGCAGCTCCTCTTTTCACCCGGAAAAGTTTTCCCCGCGCTGGCGGCGCAACACTGGCTTAAACCTGCGCTTTTACTTGTAGGTTTGAACCTGCTTCTGGCCGGTATTATTGCGCCCAAAACGGCCGCCTTCGCGGCCTGGCTGGTCAAACAAGGCGCGGCACAGGTACCGCCGGAAAAGCTGGCCGAGGTGCAGGCGCTGGCCCCCAAGGCGGCGGTTAGCGGCCTTTTCGTTGGCGCGTTGGTAGTTCCTTGGGTTACCTGGGTCGCGGTGGCGGCTTTGTTGCAGCTTTTTGCGGCGTTGAGTGCCCGGGAGGCTTCATTTGGTGCGCTCTTCACCGTGGCGGTTTACGGTTACCTGCCGGTTTTTCTCCGCACGGTTATCGCCAACCTTTTGTTTCTCGTTACTCCCCTCGAAAACCTTACCATGCGGTCGCAGCTCAGTCTGGCGGTTTTCTTGCCGCCGCAGAAGAGCTTTTTATACTTTTTTCTGGCCAACTGCAGTCCTTTCACCTGGTGGAGCCTCGTTCTCTGGGGTGTCGGCGGCGCGGCGGTGATGAAGGCGCGGCCGGGCACCGTGACTGCTTATCTCTTCGCGCTCTGGCTGCTGCTGGCCCTGGCTCTGGCGGGGTTGAGCAGCCTGGCGCCTGCACCGCCTGGCGTATAG
- a CDS encoding efflux RND transporter periplasmic adaptor subunit: MRGAKFWLAAAAGVLVAAVVAAAVWRGMHPPAVAVKTGVAEERLFEDKVLATGRVETLRQAAVVAPFAARLLLLDVAEGDRVAAGQVVAVFDTADADDRVKEAEAALKAAEAELAAALAPARPEEVVQAEAALEAAQAAAQAAQKRVERYRYLVEQEAASPAELEAAEADYARAQAEVTAAGARLAALKEPDARRIAPLKARVAQARVALANARRMATKGRVTAPISGVVLQIAAKEGDFLQPGALVLTVGDPAGLRVVADLNEQDVAGVAAGQEAVVTWAGRPGKTWPGKVSRVAPAVTKKIEQQQAENVVRVYVKPEGAGLLPGATVDVVIHRVKPHRAVVVPNDAVVGAGKTAAVFTVEKGVARRRAVTLGGANELYTEILAGLSPGATVILNPKEIKDGQPVRAAGGAQP; encoded by the coding sequence TTGCGCGGGGCGAAATTCTGGCTGGCTGCGGCCGCCGGGGTGCTGGTGGCGGCGGTCGTGGCGGCCGCCGTCTGGCGCGGGATGCACCCGCCGGCGGTGGCGGTTAAGACCGGCGTAGCGGAAGAAAGGCTTTTCGAAGACAAGGTGCTGGCCACCGGGCGGGTAGAAACCTTGCGGCAGGCGGCGGTAGTCGCTCCCTTTGCGGCGCGGCTGCTGCTCTTGGACGTGGCGGAAGGCGACCGGGTTGCGGCCGGGCAGGTGGTAGCGGTATTCGACACGGCCGACGCGGACGACCGGGTAAAAGAGGCCGAAGCAGCGCTCAAGGCGGCGGAGGCGGAGCTGGCGGCGGCGCTCGCCCCGGCGCGACCGGAGGAGGTTGTGCAGGCTGAAGCCGCCCTGGAAGCGGCGCAGGCGGCGGCGCAGGCCGCGCAGAAGCGGGTGGAGCGCTACCGGTACTTGGTTGAACAGGAAGCAGCTTCACCGGCAGAGTTAGAGGCGGCCGAGGCCGATTACGCCCGGGCGCAGGCGGAGGTAACGGCGGCGGGGGCGCGGCTGGCCGCGTTGAAAGAGCCGGATGCGCGGCGGATCGCGCCGCTTAAGGCGCGGGTGGCGCAGGCGCGGGTGGCGCTGGCGAACGCCCGCCGGATGGCGACCAAAGGGCGGGTTACGGCGCCGATTAGCGGCGTCGTGCTCCAGATAGCGGCGAAGGAGGGGGATTTCCTGCAGCCGGGCGCGCTGGTTTTGACGGTGGGCGACCCGGCGGGGCTGCGGGTGGTCGCGGATCTAAACGAGCAGGACGTGGCGGGCGTGGCGGCCGGGCAGGAGGCGGTGGTTACCTGGGCGGGGCGCCCCGGGAAGACTTGGCCCGGAAAGGTTTCCCGCGTGGCCCCTGCGGTGACGAAGAAAATTGAGCAGCAGCAGGCGGAAAACGTGGTGCGGGTTTACGTAAAGCCGGAGGGCGCCGGCTTGCTGCCGGGAGCGACGGTGGACGTGGTGATCCACCGGGTGAAACCCCACCGGGCGGTGGTGGTACCAAACGACGCCGTGGTTGGGGCGGGGAAAACAGCAGCCGTCTTCACCGTAGAAAAAGGTGTGGCGCGGCGGCGGGCGGTTACGTTAGGCGGTGCCAACGAGCTTTATACGGAGATTCTTGCGGGGCTAAGTCCGGGCGCTACGGTGATCTTGAACCCCAAAGAAATCAAGGACGGCCAGCCGGTCCGGGCGGCTGGCGGTGCGCAGCCGTGA
- a CDS encoding ABC transporter ATP-binding protein — protein MIRVEGLTKIYGHGEAAVKALDNVTLEIKTGEFVAVMGPSGSGKSTFLSILGCLERPTAGKYYFDGREVTSLDEEELAALRNEKIGFVFQTFNLLPRFDVLRNVELPLIYAGVPQKERRERATALLRRVGLEHRLYYKPPNISGGEQQRVAIARALVNDPAVILADEPTGNLDSRRSHEIMAVFQELHAEGRTIVMVTHEPDIAAYAQRILHFLDGVVVREEAVRE, from the coding sequence GTGATCAGGGTCGAAGGGCTCACGAAGATTTACGGGCACGGGGAAGCGGCGGTTAAGGCGCTCGATAACGTTACCTTAGAGATTAAGACCGGCGAGTTCGTAGCGGTAATGGGGCCCTCCGGCTCCGGAAAATCGACTTTTTTGAGCATTTTGGGCTGCCTGGAGCGGCCTACTGCGGGGAAATACTACTTTGACGGGCGCGAAGTTACTTCTCTCGACGAGGAGGAACTGGCGGCCCTGCGGAACGAAAAGATCGGCTTTGTTTTCCAGACCTTTAACCTCCTGCCCCGGTTCGATGTGTTGCGGAATGTGGAACTGCCCTTGATTTACGCTGGTGTGCCGCAAAAGGAGCGCCGCGAGCGGGCAACGGCGCTGCTGCGGCGGGTGGGGCTGGAGCACCGCCTGTATTACAAGCCGCCCAACATTTCCGGCGGGGAGCAGCAGCGGGTGGCGATCGCGCGGGCGCTGGTCAACGATCCGGCCGTGATCTTGGCTGACGAACCGACGGGAAACTTAGACAGCCGGCGGAGCCACGAGATCATGGCGGTCTTCCAGGAGTTGCACGCCGAAGGCCGGACAATTGTGATGGTTACCCACGAACCGGATATCGCTGCCTACGCCCAACGCATCCTTCACTTCCTAGACGGCGTGGTGGTGCGGGAGGAGGCTGTAAGGGAATGA
- a CDS encoding ABC transporter permease — MRVEDLAWLTVENLLAHRLRALLTTLGIAIGIAAVIAVVAIGQGGQAVLLADIERMGSSRAFNVSVDVQRGEAPTTGTFTMTDVTTIKELSPAVAKLAPTTSGMFISIRRPGEHGKPVYCQLAGTTPDMTAVMNLPLAAGRFLSEGDVAGHRRVVVLEGGLAETLFPEGNAIGKQVFIQDTPATVIGVTEKQPSQVFSAMGMTKYAFVPITFAQEILNTRVIHELHGAAVSEAAVPQAIADSVAILQRRHPGSSIHYKGMSMKEAVALFGKVTGIMTLVIGSVAAIALVVGGVGVMNIMLVAVTERTREIGLLKALGARRADILRQFLAEAVALCLVGGFFGVIFGAGGAYAIAHFAHWPPLISFWTVLLAFGFAAAVGLFFGLYPASRAAALSPAEALRQH; from the coding sequence ATGAGGGTCGAGGACCTTGCCTGGCTGACGGTGGAAAACTTGTTAGCGCACCGGCTGCGGGCGCTGCTCACCACCTTGGGCATCGCGATCGGTATCGCCGCGGTGATCGCGGTGGTGGCGATCGGCCAAGGCGGCCAGGCGGTACTGCTGGCGGACATTGAACGGATGGGCTCCAGCCGCGCCTTTAACGTTTCGGTGGATGTGCAGCGCGGGGAGGCGCCAACGACCGGCACCTTTACGATGACGGATGTCACTACGATCAAGGAGCTTTCTCCCGCGGTGGCGAAGTTAGCGCCGACCACTTCGGGGATGTTTATCAGCATCCGCCGCCCCGGGGAGCACGGGAAACCGGTTTACTGCCAGCTTGCCGGCACCACGCCCGATATGACCGCGGTGATGAACCTGCCCCTCGCGGCGGGGCGCTTCCTTTCCGAAGGGGACGTGGCTGGCCACCGCCGGGTGGTGGTCTTGGAAGGCGGACTGGCAGAGACGCTCTTCCCGGAGGGCAACGCGATAGGGAAACAGGTCTTCATCCAGGATACCCCGGCAACGGTGATTGGGGTGACCGAGAAGCAGCCGTCGCAGGTCTTCAGCGCGATGGGAATGACTAAGTACGCCTTCGTCCCGATAACCTTTGCCCAGGAAATCTTAAATACCCGGGTGATCCACGAGCTGCACGGCGCGGCGGTGAGCGAGGCGGCCGTTCCCCAGGCGATCGCCGACAGCGTCGCGATCCTGCAGCGCCGCCATCCCGGGAGCAGCATCCACTACAAGGGGATGTCGATGAAGGAAGCGGTGGCCCTTTTCGGCAAGGTTACGGGGATCATGACCCTCGTCATCGGTTCGGTGGCGGCGATTGCGCTAGTGGTGGGCGGCGTCGGGGTGATGAATATTATGCTGGTGGCGGTGACGGAGCGCACCCGGGAGATCGGGCTGCTTAAGGCGCTCGGTGCCCGCCGGGCGGATATCTTGAGGCAGTTTTTGGCCGAAGCGGTGGCGCTCTGCCTGGTGGGCGGCTTTTTCGGGGTGATCTTTGGCGCGGGGGGCGCTTACGCCATCGCCCACTTTGCCCACTGGCCGCCGCTCATCTCCTTTTGGACGGTGCTTTTGGCCTTCGGCTTTGCCGCTGCGGTCGGCCTCTTTTTCGGCCTCTACCCGGCCAGCCGCGCGGCCGCTTTGAGCCCCGCTGAAGCGCTGCGCCAGCATTAA
- a CDS encoding HPP family protein, which translates to MPQETASPLHRELTVQEKPKEIGSRAAAVKGNHFPGPVVKNYLLQSLFATLVVFVVLLLLSLEHAVIIASLGASTFIVFAMPQSITARPRNVLGGHLVGTLSGCLCALIPHAAGLSAILVCALAVGISIFVMVLTDTEHPPASGTALGFALTGFAPPGVIAIVTSAAVLSLVHYFFKSHLRDLT; encoded by the coding sequence TTGCCACAAGAAACCGCCTCACCGCTCCATCGCGAGTTGACCGTTCAAGAAAAGCCGAAGGAAATCGGCAGTCGTGCCGCGGCTGTCAAAGGAAACCATTTCCCCGGCCCGGTCGTCAAAAACTACCTTCTCCAGAGTCTTTTCGCTACTCTGGTTGTTTTTGTGGTCTTGCTCCTGCTAAGCCTGGAGCACGCCGTCATTATCGCCTCTTTAGGCGCTTCGACCTTCATCGTTTTCGCCATGCCGCAGAGCATCACCGCCCGCCCGCGGAACGTTCTCGGCGGTCACTTGGTAGGTACTCTCAGCGGCTGCCTGTGTGCCCTAATCCCGCACGCTGCGGGACTCTCTGCCATTCTTGTTTGCGCGCTGGCTGTGGGCATCTCTATCTTTGTCATGGTCCTTACTGATACCGAACACCCGCCTGCCTCGGGCACCGCCCTAGGTTTTGCGCTCACCGGGTTTGCGCCGCCCGGGGTAATCGCCATCGTCACCAGTGCCGCCGTCCTTTCGCTGGTTCACTACTTTTTTAAGTCCCACCTCAGGGATCTCACGTAG